The following nucleotide sequence is from Cygnus atratus isolate AKBS03 ecotype Queensland, Australia chromosome 15, CAtr_DNAZoo_HiC_assembly, whole genome shotgun sequence.
CATGGACACCAAGATCACCATCTAGAAAGAGATAATCAAGTGAAGGTCTGAAGGGTGTTCCTCACCTGTAAGGAACTAAGCTCCATGTGAATGTCTGGCACTTGAGCATCAGGGCAGTGAAAGCTGCAGTGCAGAGGCAGATGCACGCAGACCTGAtggctttggcagcagcaggagtggCAAACTACTCTGTGCTGTGCTTATTTAATGTCGCTGCCCAGGCCTAGTGgctccagcacagctgagcaccaagcccagccctgcagcattTACCAAGAGGGAATTTTTATCACAAAGATTCCAAGCATGAATCTTGGTTCTGAACCTTTCCCCACAGTgtcacagccccacagcaggtGTGCGCGGGCTGGTGCCATACTCACATCTGTCCTGGTAGGCCTTGGTGACCTGTGCGAGCTGCTCCATCTCTTTGGCACAGTTCTGAAACTGGTTTGGACCTTCCCTCTGCTTGCATGCACCGAGCCTTTCCCGGACTATCTCCACAATTTGCTGGTCCACCATCCTGCGCAGGAGATGAGTATGAATGCAACCATAGCCAAATGGTCACAAGAGCTGAGCAAAGGTGTGATGATACCAGGTGGAAGTTCAGCTCTGGGTTTTTACAGTGTCCTGCATTGGCTCTGCAGGAGAATATCTGATGCCACCCTGCCCAGCCTAAGCAAGGTGCAGGGGACAGCAGAACTATGAACACCAATGTTCTGTAAGAAGGCGGGTGTGATTTAAGTGTATTAGGAAAACATTCAATGCCTCAAAATCCACTAAAATGGATTTTGGGTGAGTGAATTCCAGCCGGCCACTGCGGTCCCTGGGGCTGCCAGAGCACTGTGGCTACCCAGCAGAGGCACCCCAGTGCCGTACCTGTCCCTCCTCCACTGCGCTTCAGCCTCGAAGAAGCAGAGGTGGTCGCCCTCCATGCACTCGCTCAGGTCGGGCACGCGGGGAAACTTCTGGTGGTAGTAGTAGAATTTGTTCTTGGCCTGACGGCT
It contains:
- the NDUFB10 gene encoding NADH dehydrogenase [ubiquinone] 1 beta subcomplex subunit 10 translates to MRVPAARGTMAEGRDRDVYTEPPPRTPVADRTTAVPNPVTFFQAVFSYVVDAPVTFVREWIESRQAKNKFYYYHQKFPRVPDLSECMEGDHLCFFEAEAQWRRDRMVDQQIVEIVRERLGACKQREGPNQFQNCAKEMEQLAQVTKAYQDRYGDLGVHGNARTCLMKQKHRMIEERKAQANAS